In the genome of Campylobacter concisus, one region contains:
- the tatB gene encoding Sec-independent protein translocase protein TatB has protein sequence MFGMSFSEILVIAIIAVLVLGPDKLPSAMVQIAKFLKMFKKGINDAKSTFDQEMKIAELKEDAQKYKESITKSTQNVRKKLTFEELDEIKKSASDVTESIQNVVSDTKKTVENIQNPTNLVKDAILNDKKEA, from the coding sequence ATGTTTGGAATGAGTTTTTCTGAAATCTTAGTTATCGCCATTATTGCAGTGTTAGTTTTAGGTCCTGACAAGCTGCCAAGTGCGATGGTTCAGATTGCAAAATTTCTAAAAATGTTTAAAAAAGGCATAAACGACGCAAAATCAACATTTGATCAAGAAATGAAGATAGCTGAGCTAAAAGAAGATGCCCAAAAATATAAAGAAAGCATAACTAAAAGCACGCAGAATGTGCGCAAAAAGCTTACTTTTGAAGAGCTTGACGAGATCAAGAAAAGCGCAAGCGACGTCACTGAAAGCATACAAAACGTCGTAAGCGACACGAAAAAAACGGTAGAAAATATACAAAATCCAACAAATTTAGTTAAAGATGCGATCTTAAACGATAAAAAAGAGGCGTAA